From the genome of Gavia stellata isolate bGavSte3 chromosome 3, bGavSte3.hap2, whole genome shotgun sequence, one region includes:
- the FAM110B gene encoding protein FAM110B has product MPTETLPTGSMVKPVSPAVTFTSAVPLRILNKGPDYFRRQAEPNPKRLSAVERLEADKAKYVKSQEVINAKQEPVKPAVLAKPPVCPAAKRALGSPTLKVFSNNAKTESGVQRENLKLEILKNIINSSEGSSSGSGYKHGPRNWPPHRADSTELNRHSFAESLKVYPTQGRSSPQESSSNVSRRLLDQSAETFLHVSHSSSDIRKVTSAKPLKAIPCSSSAPPLPPKPKIAAIATLKSPEIEAVESGCGVSRRPSLQRSKSDLSDRYFRVDADVERFFNYCGLDPEELENLGMENFARANSDIISLNFRSASMISSDCEQSQDSNSDLRNDDSANDRVPYGISAIERNARIIKWLYSIKQARESQKVSHV; this is encoded by the coding sequence ATGCCTACAGAAACACTACCGACAGGTAGCATGGTGAAGCCGGTCAGCCCTGCCGTGACTTTCACGTCTGCCGTTCCTCTCCGCATCCTGAACAAAGGACCTGACTATTTTCGCAGGCAGGCGGAGCCTAATCCAAAAAGACTGAGCGCAGTGGAGAGGCTAGAAGCCGACAAGGCAAAATACGTCAAGAGCCAGGAGGTCATCAACGCCAAGCAGGAGCCTGTGaagccagcagtgctggcaaaGCCGCCCGTCTGTCCCGCGGCCAAGCGAGCACTGGGAAGCCCCACCTTGAAGGTCTTCAGCAACAACGCGAAGACCGAGAGCGGTGTCCAGAGAGAAAATCTGAAACTTGAGATTTTGAAGAACATTATCAACAGCTCCGAAGGCTCCAGCTCCGGTTCAGGTTATAAGCACGGTCCCCGAAACTGGCCACCCCACAGGGCCGATTCAACGGAGTTGAACCGACACTCGTTTGCCGAATCTTTGAAGGTTTACCCCACGCAGGGCCGTAGCAGCCCGCAGGAGAGCAGCTCCAACGTCAGCAGAAGGCTCCTAGATCAGTCGGCAGAGACTTTCTTACATGTCTCTCACAGCTCCTCAGACATTAGGAAAGTAACTAGTGCAAAGCCCTTAAAAGCAATACCCTGCAGTAGTTCAGCCCCACCTCTGCCTCCAAAGCCCAAAATCGCTGCCATCGCCACCCTGAAATCCCCAGAGATTGAGGCAGTCGAGTCTGGATGTGGAGTTAGTAGAAGACCCTCCCTACAGCGATCAAAATCAGACTTAAGCGACAGATACTTTCGTGTCGACGCAGATGTTGAGCGGTTCTTTAACTACTGCGGACTGGATCCTGAAGAGCTTGAAAACCTCGGGATGGAAAACTTTGCAAGGGCTAACTCTGATATTATATCCCTCAACTTTCGCAGTGCAAGCATGATTAGCTCAGACTGTGAACAGTCTCAGGACAGCAACAGTGACCTTAGAAACGATGACAGTGCCAATGACCGTGTGCCATACGGCATTTCTGCCATTGAAAGGAATGCCAGAATCATCAAGTGGTTATATAGCATCAAGCAAGCTAGAGAGTCACAGAAAGTGTCCCATGTGTGA